A region of Dictyostelium discoideum AX4 chromosome 1 chromosome, whole genome shotgun sequence DNA encodes the following proteins:
- the fcf1 gene encoding FCF1 family protein, producing MARKPGLAPKKVPLQKLNKTNPNFSNRQKQIQRSKQEDEHRKKLEEIPEDNTSHMFFSYNEALVPPYHVIIDTNFINFSISHKLDIIHSLMDCLYAKCIPYISDCVAAEIERLGSKFKVALKISKDPRFQRLTCSHKGTYADDCIINRITMHRMFIVATCDADLRRRIRKIPGVPIVYLKGKKYTVERMPDLLQ from the exons atggcAAGAAAACCAGGTCTTGCACCAAAAAAAGTTCcattacaaaaattaaataaaacaaaccC aaatttttcaaatagaCAAAAACAAATACAGAGAAGTAAACAAGAAGATGAACATAGAAAGAAATTAGAAGAAAT acCAGAAGATAATACATCACATAtgtttttttcatataatgAAGCATTAGTACCACCATATCATGTTATTATAGatacaaattttataaatttctcAATTTCACATAAATTAGATATTATTCATTCATTAATGGATTGTTTATATGCTAAATGTATACCATATATTTCAGATTGTGTAGCTGCAGAAATTGAAAGATTAGGatctaaatttaaagttGCATTAAA aatttcAAAAGATCCAAGATTCCAAAGATTAACATGTTCACATAAAGGTACATATGCAGATGATTGTATTATAAATAGAATAACAATGCACAGAATGTTTATAGTTGCAACTTGTGATGCAGATTTAAGAAGAAGAATTCGTAAAATTCCTGGTGTACCAATTGTTTATCTTAAAGGAAAGAAAT
- the mserS gene encoding serine-tRNA ligase: MLKLFKNFNQCNNKLNLNSNLLKYYTSKIKQIDQNEINQQQQQQHIIVNQIKPRIDFQFIKDNENQIKENIIKRKSPVELEKLIKNYDEYRIIKKELDTFRAKRNEIASKMKLMMKGGGESNKNDRLELVEQGKQVKEDLIALEEKHDIYFNEITSEALKIPNNTHPSVPIGAESNANIIKMVGEKPNYLKPDEPIKDHLELGESLGVIRSASKTTGHKYYYFTREGAMLEMALSYWAFSKLTYKYGFQSVITPDLIHPNLAEACGFHARSDADQLFWIKDRDLCLSATSEIPLAGMYANEEPLQSAELPIKMVGYSHCFRPEAGRGLQNKGIYRVHQFSKVEMFIISKPHESNEILEELLKIQIELFSELGLHFRVLDMPSEDLGAPAYRKYDIEVWIPSKQEYGEISSASNCTDYQSKRLNIKYQSTKDDFQIQQFVENNYKIIPSPQILNDDNNNNSNNNNEIDNSIPPLFTHTLNGTACAIPRLILAILENNQQSDGSVLIPKVLQPFMNNQKVILPLNKK, translated from the coding sequence atgttaaaattatttaaaaattttaatcaatgtaataataaattaaatttaaattcaaatttattaaaatattatacaAGTAAAATTAAGCAAATTGaccaaaatgaaattaatcaacaacaacagcaacaacatattattgttaatcaaattaaaccaagaattgattttcaatttataaaagataatgaaaatcaaattaaagaaaatattataaaaagaaaatcaccAGTTGAATtagagaaattaattaaaaattatgatGAATATAGAATTATAAAGAAAGAATTGGATACATTTAGAGcaaaaagaaatgaaattGCATCaaagatgaaattaatgatgaaaGGTGGTGgtgaaagtaataaaaatgatagatTGGAATTAGTTGAACAAGGTAAACAAGTGAAAGAGGATTTAATAGCATTGGAAGAGAAACATGATATATACTTCAATGAGATCACAAGTGAAGCTTTGAAAATACCAAATAATACACACCCATCAGTGCCAATAGGAGCAGAATCCAATGcaaacattattaaaatggTTGGTGAGAaaccaaattatttaaaaccagATGAACCAATTAAAGATCATTTAGAGTTGGGTGAGAGTTTAGGAGTGATTCGATCGGCTTCAAAGACCACCGGTCATAAATACTACTATTTCACAAGGGAGGGTGCCATGCTGGAAATGGCGTTGTCCTATTGGGCATTTTCTAAACTAACTTATAAATACGGATTTCAGTCTGTGATAACACCAGATTTGATTCACCCAAATTTGGCAGAAGCTTGTGGGTTTCATGCACGTTCAGATGCTGACCAATTGTTTTGGATTAAGGATAGGGATCTTTGCCTATCGGCAACTTCTGAAATCCCATTAGCGGGTATGTACGCCAATGAGGAGCCATTGCAATCTGCAGAGTTGCCTATTAAAATGGTGGGCTATTCACACTGTTTCAGACCCGAGGCTGGCAGAGGCTTGCAAAATAAGGGCATCTATAGGGTACACCAGTTTAGTAAGGTTGAGATGTTTATCATTTCAAAACCACACGAATCTAATGAGATTCTTGAggaacttttaaaaattcaaattgaattattcaGTGAATTAGGTCTACATTTCAGAGTGCTAGATATGCCATCTGAAGATTTAGGTGCACCAGCATACAGAAAATATGATATAGAAGTTTGGATACCTTCAAAACAAGAATATGGTGAAATCAGCAGTGCTTCAAATTGCACCGATTATCAAAGTAAAagattaaatataaaatatcaatCAACAAAAGATGATTtccaaattcaacaatttgttgaaaataattataaaattattccATCAccacaaattttaaatgatgataataataataatagtaataataataatgaaattgataattcaatacCACCATTATTCACTCATACTTTAAATGGTACAGCTTGTGCTATACCACGTTTAATTTTAGCcattttagaaaataatcaacaatctGATGGTTCAGTTTTAATTCCAAAAGTTTTACAACCATTTATGAATAATCAAAAAGTTATTCTccctttaaataaaaaataa